GCGTCTGgcaaatttctgtttctttctctaggTGATGGTTTTAACGGTGTTCACTTTATATTAGTTTACTAAGCtatattctatttgttttgtatggttttctgtatctgtgttttattttaaaataaaaaggttaattaAAATGTGTTAACTATTTTTTATCATCTATCTGGAACCTCAGGGCATGTAATTCAATGTTATTCGAATTGACAGAATCATTTTTAAGGCTCACACCTTCACATCGCTGTGCGTTTAGATACCAGAAAGGTGCCCGGAACCTCAGTCCCCTGCCTCTTTCCTGGAGGGACTTATTTCCaaacctgttttctttctcccctaaATCTTATTTACATTGCTCATTTTCCTCTAAAACTATAGAGGCAGCAATACATAATATAGGCTTACTGGGCCTACCCTAATCAATATAGAGTGGGAAGGTGAGGATGGCTAACGTATATTTAGTGGTTACTCCAGGCCGAGCACCGTTCTGAGTGCCAGGCTCCCCTGACTCTTAATCCTCCTAACAACACTGTGAGGTGTAGGCatatccccatgttacagatgaagaaactgagaggaCCCCTGGCTTGAGTCTACTATGTGCCTAGTATCTGTCTTATGCTGCCTCTGATCATGTTTCAGTTATCATGTGCTATTTGCGAAGCTGAGGATTtggctatatattttttaagtgtcaTGTACTCCATTGCTAACTGTGTTTTAACATGTGATCCACTCTGACCTCTAGATTCTTTTCTGCTCTCACACATTGTAGCTGGTTAATGGCTTTTTTTCTATGAGATCACTTGGTGTTTCCTCCTCCAGTGTTTTCTTTTGAGGGAATTCCCAgtaattccattttatttgttgAAGTTTGTTCTCATTTTCTGGGTACAGGCTTCCATCTTACCCACCTCAGTTTATACATTCACTCAGCCTGATCCAGATCACAGGTGAACTTATCCTCAGCTGATGCCCCTGATTTATGTAGGATCATCactgtttttgtaatttccttctaAAGTTGACTTCAGAGGAGTTTAGGCCAAGGCCTTGCTACTCAAACTGTGGTCCTGGACCAGCGTAATCAATATCACCCAGGAGCTCATAAGATAAACAGAATCTCCGGGCCACCCCAGACTTGCTGAATGAGAATCTGCTTttacaagatccccaggtgattcatacgCACTTTTACGTTTAAGTGAGAAGCATGGGCTAGGTGACTTCTAAGATCCTTATAGTTCTACAAGTCTGTGCTGCTAGGAGAGTCTATGCAGTCATTGTTTACCGTTGGCTCTAaattcactagctgtgtggccttgggcaattacttgacctctctgtgcctttgtttcttcatctgtaaaatgcctCAAAGTTGTTTTGTAatgtgcttaaaacagtgcctggcacacggaaGTTACTGTAGAAGTGTTAGCTGTCTTAATATTGAATAAACGCTCACGAATACTTTGCAAGTCCCAATTTCAggtcaggcaggaggaagaggtttGAGAATCAACAGTGAAACCGCTTCACTGGAGAATGGGGTTACAGAGGCTTCTGTGTGTCTGAGTGGGAAATCAGGAAGTTTAGGCTGGAGGCTATACTGAGCAGCCGGCAGAGGCCCCCGTCTTTTTAAGACCTCAGGACTCAGAGTAGATAGTGCCTTCTCCCAGAAATTCCTACTTATACGGCCCAGTGGTAGAGCTGCCTGTAAGATCCTTGATACCACAAGGCTGTGTCAGGCCAGGCCACACTGGGCGCCAGCTGCTTGGAAGGGCTGGAAGAAGATTGTGAAGTTGGTGTTAGAGGGAAGCCTGTGAAGATCGGTGGGAAATAAAAACAGCACAAATGTTACACAAAATAAGTGAGCATCTCTTATTATTGGTCAGCGTGTGGGGGCAGGTCTGTGGCCTGGTCTCCCGGCACTCCGAAGATATAACTTATATCAAATTGCTCATATTTTCCGCAAGCTTCCTGGCTCTCCTATTCCTACAGGGGACTCAGGTCACATTCTGCGCACACGTCCCTCCAGCGCCTCCAGCTCAGCCAACACTTCCTTGGGCAGATCCTGGTTGACCTGCTCGGTCAGGTAGCTCCGAATGTCACGAACCTCCTGTTCCCAGAAGTCCTTTGGGAGCGAGAATAGCTGGGTGGTGTCTATGGCTCCCAGGCCACTGAGATCCAAGGCACCTTCCTTTGGCACCAGCCCAATGGGTGTCTCTTGGGCACTGTCCTCCCCCTCTAGCCGCCGGCAGATCCAGTCCAGCACCCGAGCATTCTCTCCAAAGCCTGGCCACAGGAAGTGGCCTGCCTCATCACGCCGGAACCAGTTGACATGGAAGATGCGAGGCAGCCGGACCCCCTTGCGCCCCTCCATGCTCAGCCAGTGTTCTAGGTAGCGCCCAAAGTTGTAACCGAAAAAGGGCCGCATGGCAAAGGGGTCGTGCATGATGATCTTTCCTAGGGAGGGAAGCAGGCTAGGTAAGGAATCTTCTTCCTTACTGGAGAAGAGAAGGGTACCCTGCTGCAGCTGGAAGAAGTTGTGAAATGTTTGTGGTTCTGGAATATCCTCGGGCAGGGTGAAGAGAAGGGACTGGGGGAAAGGTACAtgtgggagggggcaggcagaaggaagatgtggctcaggaagggagggaagaggcaaTGTGGGCACACGGGACAGGGGCAAAGGGAGGGCGCTCACCCTTGTGTTCAGCCGCAGCAGTGGACTCGGAGCGCATGGCACTGCCCACAAACACCCCGTGGCGCCAGTTGAAGGCCTCATATACCAGGGGTACTCCTAGAATACCAGTGAACAGGGTCACAGGCAGCCCTTCTCTTTGGACCCTCACTCCATCCCTTCTGGTGATCCCGACTCCTAGTTTCTGTCTCCTAGGACCTCAGCTGTCCCACTTTCAAACCCCATGCCTCCCCCCAATTTTGCATTTTCCAGGGCAGAGCTCTGAAGACAAACAGCTCCAGTTGGTGATCCAGGCTGAGACTCCCTGAGCTTTAAGTACAAGAGGGAGGTGGGCCCTGATTTACAGCCAGACCCTTTATGGAGAAGGCATGGAGCCTATTTGAGGTTTACCTTTGGGTCTGCGGCCTCCAAAGATGATGGCATCAATGGGGACACCCTCAGGCGCTTCCCAGGCTGGGTCTATTATGGGGCACTGGCGAGCCGGGGCACAAAAGCGAGAGTTGGGATGTGCACAGGGCTCCTTGTCACCTGGCGGAGGAAATACAAATACTTTCACTTGCAAGGACATGTCCAAGGCCAACACACGTAGGCAGGTGCAGGCACTCTTGCGtgatttctttttgcctcatcAGCTCCCTGCAACTTTGTGTGATAAGGAGTAGGGAGAAGGGGGCCAGGGACATCTCACCTAAAGGATCGGGTTATTTATCCATAATGGTTCAGCCAGCTGAGCTATGTGAGAAGAGTGGGAGAGGAACTGGGGTTCAGCAGGGTACTAAAGTTTATGCCAAACTATAGCCATGTGGCATTGAGCAGTGCTCAAAGAAATGGGGTTTGATATTGGCATAAGGTTATAATAGAATTTCCCCCCCAGaaactatttctttatttacGGGGTTAGTATTTAAATAAACACTCAAACCTAAAGCGAAAACTAAGGCTGTCAGTTCAGTATTTTGGTCAATTGACTTTCCATCAGCAAACGGGAAGAAAGAATCTCCTAACTATCAAAATACAAACAGGAATTGATTTTAAAGCTAACAGAATTTTGGTGATTTCCCTCGGTCTGCTCAGACCCTGATGGAGTGACAGGGCTTGAAGAACTCAGACAAGGACATAACCTGGGCAGGCATAACCTGAGGAGCCAGGTGATCTGGCCTCTTTTGGGTGCCCCAGTGACAGGCTGGGACTGAGTCAGTGGTAGATGTGCAAGGCACCATCATGGGGGCCCTGAATTGACGCGGTGCCTTCTCTGCTGGAGGTTGCTGGTCAGACCAGGGGGGCAAGGGAGTCACAGAGCCAGCactccctgccctcttcctgcccctcagCTCCTGCCTCCACCATCAATAAGAGCCATCCCTTCCACTTCTGTCTTGTACTTTCATCAGCCCCCAATTCAGGAGCCTAGCACAGGGTATAATTCTGGGAACGGAAGCTGGGCACAACACATACTAGCTATACCCCTGAATCCAGAGATGATGAAAAGGTTGGGGGACTAGCCTGGGGAAATATGAAAGGTTCTTGGGTTTCTCAATTgggtggggaggctgaggaggcTTAATGATGATGTTGGAGAAAATGAAGGGTGAGCAGATGACGAGGGTGACTGCTAGGCCAGCCTGGACAACTTGAATACAGGCTTCAGTGACCACAAGGCCACCCTCCCCTGCCATGTGCTTCTTTGCTCCCATCCTAGGTCTCTGGGCTCTCTCACTGCTGAAGGCCACTGAAAGCTGTGGGTCCAGAGAGCAGggtagggggagggggcagggctaCAAGGCACATAGAGTAATGGCTGGGTTGAGAAACTAGCTTCTAGGAGAGGCTAAAGAGCTGGTCTGACTTGGTTTGGAAGGAGGATTGGGGTGTATGTGTTGGAAGGACCGGGGAAGGCTGAGGGTAACAACACTGACCTTTAGACAATGGTTATTATCCAAGGGGATGGTGGGAGCCaagtggcagggggaggggcaggcttcTTCCCTCCTATTGGGTCAAAGTTTATGGATCTTTGAGCTCAATTCCTTCTGTAATAACTTTCAAAAcagtccttctctttctttttcttgtgtgtgtgtgttttttttttaacactatcTAGCTTTTCCTATGTATTTGGCAGTGTGCTAAACCCTCTGCATGCATCATATAACGGAATCCTccaacaaccttgtgaggtaggtactgtgATAACTACCCCATTCAGCTGacgaggaaactgatgctcaggaGGTTAAGCAAGTAAGCCAGGTCACAAAGCGAATACTTGGTGGAGTTAGGATGTGAACTGAGACCTTGCCTGGGGTTGGAAACTGCAAACATTCACAACTTCCTGTGCCTCCCAGAGTCCTGGAAGATGGCTGCAGGTTGTGGAGAAGGCTTTTACATCGTCAAGGTGCTGAGCCCTGAGGGCTGTGTCATGACACCCCCTGACTGCCCCCCACATACCAGGTTTCCAGGGTTTGCCCAACCAGGAGGTCACGGTGACGCCAGGTGAAAGAGGCTGGTCAATGCCCTCCCAGTACACGCCACCGTCGCTGGTCTCAGCCACGTTGGTGAAAAGAGTGTTACTCTGGATTGTGGCCATGGCATTGGGATTGGTGGTGGCAGAGGTGCCAGGGGCCACCCCGAAGAAGCCATTCTCAGGGTTGATGGCCCGGAGTTGCCCTGTCAggagaagtgaaagaaaagaccAAACAGGAGGTGTTGAGAGGTGCGGCCACAGAAGGtcctgctctgcccctccccGCCCTGACCTGGACCCGGGGGACGGGGAGAGGCCTTGTGTCTCTAGGGTGGCTGGGCTGCTGGGAGGTACAGGGCAGAGTTGGTTGTTTAGGAAAAGGTTCTTACTGACAAAGCTCTGGGAGCAGTGGAGGGGGGACTCCTATGCTATGGTAAGACCCAGAACCGAGAGTATGATCTGAGGGCCTCTCACCATCACTGTCAAACCTCATCCAGGCGATGTCATCCCCCACACATTCCACTTTCCAGTCTGGCAGTGCTGGCCGCATCATGGCCATGTTCGTCTTGCCACAGGCACTGGGAAAGGCAGCTGCCACATAGCGTTTCTTCCCCGCAGGGTTGGTGATACCCAGGATCTGCATATTGGGGAGACAGGGAACAAGGAGGAGGTCACCAAAGATCAGGCATGGTCTGCGTGGGAAGGACAGCTAGGGATTAATGGGGAGGACAGATGTTTATATACCGCCTTGCCACTGGGCCTGGGGTGGTGGCAAGGGGAAGCCCCCCGACATTCCACAGCCTGGGGCCAAAGCTTCGGGCATTTGGGCAGAGTCCCTGCCCACCAACCTGGCACCTGGTAGTGGGGAGGCAAGGCTAAGGCTGACtggccaggccccgcccctgccctgccccccgcccctgcccaggTCCTCACCAGGCCCTCACCAGCATGTGCTCCGCCAGCCAGCCCTCATCCCGGGCCAGTCGAGATGCGATGCGAAGGGCAAAACACTTCTTGCCCAGCAGGGAGTTGCCACCATAGCCACTGCCGAAGGAGACGATCTCCCGCTGGTCGGGCACGTGGCCAATCAGGGTTTTCTCTGGGTTGCATGGCCACTGGCTCACGGGCTCCCCTGGAGACAATGGAGTCATGGGGCTGCTAGCAGGGGCATCAGGAACGGGAGTGTCAGGGGCCAGAGGGATCAGGGATTGGCAGGAGAGACACTTGGGAGCAGTGGTGGTACCAATGAGTGGCTAAAGCCCCCCACCTCATAACGTCCTTCAGCTCCCATGCCCCTATTCTTGGACACGGGTAACTGACTTTTCCCCATCTTGTGCAAAGTGCTCTGCCAACAGCCTCACCCTAGCCCAGACTGCTGCCCTAGATCCTGGGAATTAGGTGTCTCACTAATCAGGATGGGGAAGATTTGGGGTTCCCTCCAAGAGCAGGCTGACCTCTGTGCCCTCCCCGGGGCAGAGCCAGCACTCACCTTGCcctgtcaggggctggcccacgGAGTGCAGACCCTTGACAAAGTCACCATCTCCCAGGGCCTGAAGCACAGGAGTCCCCAGCCGGGTCATGATACGCATGCTTGCCACCACGTAGGCCGAGTCAGTGAGCTGCACTCCGATTCGGGACAGTGGGGAGCCCACAGGACCCATGCTGAATGGAAGCACATACATGGTTCGGCCTATGGAGGAAAACACCACCTGGATGAAGGGTTCCAACCTGTTCATCCCTTCAGCACCCCCACCTCTGTGTCCTGGCCCTGGTTACCCTGCATGCAGCCCGGAAACCTCTCATCCATGGCCCGCTGGAACTCAGCTGGGGACATCCAGTTGCCCAGCTGCCCGCGGGCCCCACCAGCCACGAGGGGCACCGTGTCCCGTTGAGAAGGCGTTACAATCACCGTCTTGCTCTCTACTCGTGCCACATCCTTGGGGTCTGTGCGGGCCAGCCAGCTGGGGGAGACGGGATTATCAGGAAGATGGTGGCCAGCAGCCTCCCTCAGCCACAGACTCACGCTTTCAAGTCCAGCTGTGACTCTAGGCCTTCTGTTGGCCTattgtttctcattcattcactcctcagTCACTTCCTCCAGGTTTGGTCCCACCTAAGGGGTAGTTCCCATGACCCTGGTCCTGTAAAGGCCTCTACCCCTGGTAAAAACTCCCTGAACTTGtgagtaaaaaaaaatagcaaagccTTTTATTTGTATCAGcttcatttaacataaaaataccGACCAATCCCAATAACTTCCGATTCTATTTCCCCTAAAGCACTCACTCTTGCTCATTCCATTCAGATGGCCTAGCTAACTTTGATTTTGTCTTGGTTAACCCAAAGTGGCCTCAGTACAGCAGCTGCCCCCATCTCGCGATCGCTGGGCTCACAGTTTACCAGTTATTGTACTTGGGGAGCTTTCGGATGAGTCCCTGCTCCTCCAGCAGAGTCAGTATGGCCGTGTTCTCAGCCTCGGTCCCATCACAGATGTGGATGCCCTCTGGTTGGCACAGGCGGGCACTGTGCTCCACAAAGTCTCGAACCCCAGCAGGAAGCTGGCCCAGATCTCCACTGAATACTCGCAGGGTCTGAAGGCTGCGCCATGATGACCAGCCCCAGGGGCTCAGCCCACGCCAGCCAAGCctgcaggagaagaaacagagaggtaACGAGCCAGGTGTTCTCATGGAGGACGGGCAACTGGAGCAGACGGGAAGTTTGCGCTGATGGGGAGCAGGCTAAAGCAGCTGTGGGTGCAGGCACCATGAAAAGCAGGTCGAAGTAGGTGTGTGGGATGGGTTCAGGCCACGTGTAGCTTGTGGCCTTTACGATGCTTAGTGAGGGTATCTCTTGGTCAGCAAGGGACAGGGCTCACCCAATGAACACGAAGGCACATGCCTGGCTGTGTGGAAGTGTATGTGTAGGCTCGCTGATGTTATTGCGGGCTTAGACCATGGCCATGTTTAATGATGTCTGGTCAATGTTTACAAAGGAGCAAGCGCCCTATGGCCCAAGTGTTGGTCAACTGTGCCCAGGTGACAGCTTCATACATCTGGTGTTTGAAGCCCTCATCCCTGTTCTTTCCATTCTCAAGTACAGTTTTTATAAGTTAAAAAGGcagctgttttttttcttctggtgtgTATGCTGTAAGAATATGAAAGCCTCAAGCAAAGAACCCAGTCTTTGAGATGGTACAGTTCCAGGTTTCTAGATTCCTAGATTCTAGATGGTCCAGTTCCAGGCTCTTGCACAGAGAGTGGGTGACTGGATGCTGAGGTTCCAGGCATAGGATCTGCTGCAGCCCACCAGGGCAGACAAGGATTGCCTAAAGTGTTGCCATTGGGTAGGTATTTTTGAGCTGTGTGGAAGGCTGACTATTGGGGAGTGTCACTGGCTGGGGTTCATGCCTGGATGCCCAGGAGGGCAGGGTCCCTGTTGGCTCTCCTTTGAAAcccctgggagagggagaagcagggTCTGCTCTGATTGGCTTGGACCCAGGGTGGAGTGACCCAGAGAGAGCAAAGGCCAAGAGAGGGAAGCTGCCTTTCTCCTATGCCAGAGCCTCACCCACCAGAAACTGTACCCCACACACCCAGGACCACGTGACCCTGTCTGTCCCCGGGCTCTCTTTCCTAGAGGACACATGCCTAGAGAGCTTTGCGTGTTGGTGGTAGGGTGCAATATCAGACCTCAGGAGGCTCAGACTCAGAGGGTGTGAGCCCGGGAAGGGAGAAAGCTCAGACCATGCATGTGGGGGCCGGAGCCTGGCTGGAGTGGAAGCTGGGGAAGCTTCCactgggcagagcaggagggaaaCCCAGTGTGGCCCCAAAGACAGAAGTGGAGGGTTCCTGGGACCTGGGTCTGTTCCTGACTCAGAGAGGTTTTCCCTGagcacttattttattttattttattttgctgaggaagatttgccctgagctaacatctgtgcctatcttcctctatttttgcatgtgggtcaccaccacagcatggctgatgagtggtgtaggtctacaacCGGGATCTGAAACTGCGAACCTGGGTCTCTGAAGTGAAGTGCCcagaacctaaccactaggccacgggccggcccctctgagCACTAAGTTTAAAGGCACATAGTCCTGGCGAGAGCCTCTCTCCAGGGAAAGCTTGGCTGAGGGAGTCTCTTGAGAAGCTGCTCCACTCCCCTCCAGTCCCCTGAGTGGGACCTTCTCCTTTTCCTATGCTTCAGACACCACCCACAATGGCTGGGCAAGTGGAACCAGCTGTGGGAGAAGCATGGGGTCAGCTCAGACTCTGGGACAAAAGCTGGGAGAATGGGGGCTACAGAGGGAAAACAGCAAGCTGTGAAAAGGGGGAGAGGGCAGGCAAGCAGGGCCTAGGGTCTCCCATCCTGGACAGGAGATGAAGCCAGCCGTAGAAGAACTGAAGGCAACCtggccccctcctccaccttgtttctctccttctcctggccCCAGGTCCCTCTGGCTGGGTCCCGCTTCCCGCCAGGTTCCAGTGCGGGGAGGCCGGGGAATGGATGTTTACCTTCTACCTTCTTTAAGGAGCTCTGAGATCAATCCCCAGAGGCTCATGCACCCTTGACCCCAGGGCCCTACTGCTGTTCATCGCAACCTGGGGCACAGGAGTTACATCTgtaaaggagaggaggaaacacGGAGAATGGGTTCGGCGAGGGCGAgcgaggagggagaaggaagttcTGAGAGTGGCAGATAGAGACCGCGAGGACAGAGAtcagcagagcagggagggggaggaggtgacGGAAACCCAGAGACCCAGAGGGCTGAGGCCTCCCCGGATCTCCGGCGATACGAGACGCACGCCCGGCGAGGCCAGGGATCAAGACACACTCGCCCCCTGCCCGCCTCCTCCTCAGATGGGAAACAGGGCGGAGGCGGGCGAGCAGGAGAGCGCAACTGGCAGCCCCGGGGGGCGAGCGCGGCGGAAGGTGCGGGTCGGCCCCGGGCTGGGGGTCACTCACCGCAGGCCGGGGCGGTACACAGCGGCCATGGCACCTGGGCGGGGGCTGCCGGGTGACCGCGAGAACGAGCGGAGCCGGGGAGATATGGAAGGCGGGGAAGGAGGGAGCGCGGCGAAGCGAGCGGGAGCGGAGGTTCGGCGGGAGGCGCTTAAAAAGGAGGCGGGAGGGCGCAAGGGCGGAACCTAGCACGTCCTGCACGACCCTCTCTCCGCCCCGC
The DNA window shown above is from Equus quagga isolate Etosha38 chromosome 2, UCLA_HA_Equagga_1.0, whole genome shotgun sequence and carries:
- the PCK2 gene encoding phosphoenolpyruvate carboxykinase [GTP], mitochondrial; the protein is MAAVYRPGLRLGWRGLSPWGWSSWRSLQTLRVFSGDLGQLPAGVRDFVEHSARLCQPEGIHICDGTEAENTAILTLLEEQGLIRKLPKYNNCWLARTDPKDVARVESKTVIVTPSQRDTVPLVAGGARGQLGNWMSPAEFQRAMDERFPGCMQGRTMYVLPFSMGPVGSPLSRIGVQLTDSAYVVASMRIMTRLGTPVLQALGDGDFVKGLHSVGQPLTGQGEPVSQWPCNPEKTLIGHVPDQREIVSFGSGYGGNSLLGKKCFALRIASRLARDEGWLAEHMLILGITNPAGKKRYVAAAFPSACGKTNMAMMRPALPDWKVECVGDDIAWMRFDSDGQLRAINPENGFFGVAPGTSATTNPNAMATIQSNTLFTNVAETSDGGVYWEGIDQPLSPGVTVTSWLGKPWKPGDKEPCAHPNSRFCAPARQCPIIDPAWEAPEGVPIDAIIFGGRRPKGVPLVYEAFNWRHGVFVGSAMRSESTAAAEHKGKIIMHDPFAMRPFFGYNFGRYLEHWLSMEGRKGVRLPRIFHVNWFRRDEAGHFLWPGFGENARVLDWICRRLEGEDSAQETPIGLVPKEGALDLSGLGAIDTTQLFSLPKDFWEQEVRDIRSYLTEQVNQDLPKEVLAELEALEGRVRRM